The following are from one region of the Bacteroidia bacterium genome:
- a CDS encoding Rieske (2Fe-2S) protein → MPNVYVNFTIFLSDPEFSTLQTIGNNVFVTGGVCGIVIYRLSQTDFSAYDRCCTYKPSDRCAVLPDTSNTLFLKCPCCGSKFSLLDGSVQSGDAERPLTLYQVTYDGNNTIRVSN, encoded by the coding sequence GTGCCAAATGTGTATGTAAATTTTACGATTTTTTTAAGCGATCCGGAATTTAGTACTCTTCAAACAATTGGAAACAATGTTTTTGTAACCGGTGGAGTTTGTGGAATTGTTATTTACAGGCTTTCTCAGACAGATTTTTCGGCATATGACCGCTGTTGCACTTATAAACCTTCTGATAGGTGTGCTGTACTGCCTGATACTTCAAATACACTGTTTCTGAAATGTCCATGTTGCGGGTCAAAGTTCTCTTTATTAGATGGCTCTGTACAGTCAGGTGATGCTGAACGTCCTTTAACTTTATATCAGGTAACTTATGATGGAAACAATACAATACGTGTTTCCAATTAA
- a CDS encoding carboxypeptidase-like regulatory domain-containing protein, giving the protein MLRKILFVLAAAIISSNVFAQSGTLQGRVLDAGNGEAIAFANVSVESNGQIITGGMTDFDGKFVIKPIPAGTYDVKASYVGYHPLQYKGLKIMAGKITFQDFKITSSVQQLNEVEVKEYKVPLISKDQTSTGGAVTSEEISKMPGRSAEAVATTVGGVYSERGEVGSIRGSRSEATVYYIDGVKVSGGASRSMPKSATSQVEVITGGVPAKYGDVTGGIISVTTKEPSREIFGGVELVTSHFLDAYDYNLAELMVTGPLFSKKTVDKYDSTKVKKNVIAGFFISASFNYEKDNQPSAIGWWKANDGVTDELLSNPYRTNAAGIGTILNSEFLSADNFQNVKARDDAEATEMMVTAKIDVKPSRNINLTFGGTFDYNKFRDFNYSNTLFNSKNNGEAINRTVRGYARLTQKFQSENDKDNATALIKNAYYQIQVDYQKFNQTVQDRENKEDLFKYGYVGKFTTTQERSYRYTYDLPGFASGVYEHDGFRDLNYAFEASDVNPDLASYTSSYYSLYPANSFWYQNKERVQAGGGLLNGESPNPVYSFYNSPGTPYNTFYKIDNSQFRLSASGSADIKDHEISLGFEFEQRDDRYFGVNPMGLWDYGRKYTNFHIQELDTNNRHLVYDANLQFQDTIWYDRMYNAEAQTQFDQKLREALGMPVDGTNWIDFDSYDPSIFSIDFFSAPELLDNQQVSYYGYDHHGNRLTTKPSFNDFLTAKDENGRFKREIPSFQPIYGAAYIQDKFAFNDLVFNVGLRVDRFDANQMVLKDPYSFYETKKLGEVSGSLNPSGAHPNNLSSDAVVYTNAPGTQIKGYREGFSPTDAKWYDANGTQINDPKAIEDNSSMHPVLVNPGEELSVNAFKDYEPQINVMPRIAFSFPVSDVALFFAHYDVLTKRPSSNVRMNPLQYYYIQKQTDAINNPDLKTEKTIDYELGFQQKLNNTSSIKFSTFYREMRDMVQVQYIYGAYPFKYMTYTNIDFGTVKGLTLAYDLRRTGNITFRLSYTLQFANGTGSNAETSKALIQTGQPNLRATIPLDFDQRHAITGNLDYRYASGRAYTGPKVAGKDILQNTGANFTFNYGTGSPYNKKDLNNGNLIGSINGSRKPSRFTINMRIDRDFELNYGKGEGDNKKTAGLNVYVEINNLLNTKEIINVYETTGNADDDGYLNNALNQSSINAQNDPQAYRDYRTMYINSPYNYSFARTIHLGIQLSF; this is encoded by the coding sequence ATGTTGCGAAAGATTTTATTCGTTTTAGCTGCTGCTATCATTTCTTCAAATGTTTTTGCACAATCTGGAACATTACAAGGAAGAGTTCTTGATGCAGGCAATGGCGAGGCTATTGCATTTGCTAACGTAAGTGTTGAGTCAAACGGACAAATAATTACCGGAGGTATGACCGACTTTGACGGCAAGTTTGTAATTAAGCCTATACCGGCTGGAACATATGATGTTAAGGCATCTTATGTGGGTTATCATCCATTGCAGTATAAAGGTTTAAAAATTATGGCCGGAAAAATTACTTTCCAGGACTTTAAGATTACATCATCTGTTCAGCAATTGAACGAGGTTGAAGTAAAAGAATATAAGGTGCCACTTATAAGCAAGGACCAAACCTCAACCGGAGGTGCGGTAACTTCTGAAGAAATTTCAAAAATGCCTGGAAGAAGTGCCGAAGCTGTTGCTACAACAGTTGGTGGTGTTTACTCCGAGCGTGGCGAAGTAGGAAGTATTCGTGGTTCCCGTTCAGAAGCTACCGTATATTATATTGACGGTGTAAAAGTTTCTGGAGGTGCAAGTAGAAGTATGCCTAAATCAGCAACATCACAGGTTGAGGTTATCACCGGTGGTGTGCCTGCAAAATATGGTGACGTTACTGGTGGTATTATCAGCGTTACAACTAAAGAACCATCTCGCGAAATATTTGGTGGAGTTGAATTAGTAACTTCTCACTTTTTAGATGCTTATGATTATAACTTAGCTGAGTTAATGGTAACAGGTCCGCTTTTTTCAAAGAAAACAGTTGATAAGTACGATTCTACTAAAGTTAAGAAAAATGTTATTGCAGGTTTCTTTATTTCTGCGAGTTTTAACTACGAAAAAGATAACCAGCCTTCAGCTATCGGCTGGTGGAAAGCAAATGACGGCGTAACCGATGAATTGCTTTCAAACCCCTATCGTACAAATGCTGCTGGAATTGGGACTATACTAAATAGCGAATTTCTTTCAGCAGATAATTTTCAAAATGTTAAAGCCAGAGATGATGCTGAAGCAACTGAAATGATGGTTACTGCTAAAATTGATGTTAAACCATCACGTAATATTAACCTTACTTTTGGTGGTACATTCGATTATAATAAATTCAGAGATTTTAATTATTCTAACACATTATTTAATTCAAAAAATAATGGCGAGGCTATTAACAGAACAGTACGCGGATATGCCCGTTTAACTCAGAAATTTCAGAGCGAAAATGATAAAGATAATGCAACTGCATTAATTAAAAATGCTTATTATCAGATACAAGTGGATTATCAAAAATTTAATCAGACTGTTCAGGATAGAGAAAACAAAGAAGATTTATTTAAATACGGTTATGTTGGAAAATTTACCACTACTCAGGAAAGATCTTATCGTTATACTTATGACTTACCTGGCTTTGCATCTGGAGTATATGAGCATGACGGATTCAGAGATTTAAACTATGCATTTGAAGCTTCTGATGTAAATCCTGATTTAGCAAGTTATACAAGTTCTTATTATAGTCTTTATCCTGCAAATAGTTTTTGGTATCAGAATAAAGAAAGAGTTCAGGCCGGTGGTGGTTTACTAAACGGAGAATCTCCAAACCCTGTTTATAGTTTTTATAATAGTCCAGGTACGCCTTATAATACATTTTATAAAATTGATAATTCACAATTCAGATTATCTGCTTCGGGATCTGCCGATATTAAGGATCATGAAATTTCATTAGGATTTGAGTTTGAACAACGTGATGACAGATATTTTGGTGTAAACCCAATGGGATTATGGGATTATGGACGCAAATATACTAACTTCCATATTCAGGAACTTGATACAAATAACAGGCATTTAGTATATGATGCAAATCTGCAATTTCAGGATACTATATGGTATGACAGAATGTATAATGCCGAAGCTCAAACACAGTTTGACCAGAAATTAAGAGAAGCTCTAGGAATGCCTGTTGACGGAACTAACTGGATAGACTTCGATTCATACGATCCATCTATTTTCTCTATTGATTTCTTTTCAGCACCTGAGTTGTTAGATAACCAACAGGTTTCATATTATGGTTACGATCATCATGGAAACAGATTAACAACCAAACCAAGCTTTAACGATTTTTTAACTGCAAAAGATGAAAACGGCAGATTTAAACGTGAAATTCCATCATTTCAACCAATTTATGGAGCTGCTTACATTCAGGATAAATTTGCTTTTAATGATTTAGTTTTTAACGTTGGTTTAAGAGTTGACCGTTTTGATGCCAATCAAATGGTATTAAAAGATCCTTATTCATTTTATGAAACTAAAAAATTAGGTGAAGTTTCCGGATCGTTAAATCCAAGTGGTGCACATCCAAATAACCTTTCATCAGATGCAGTTGTTTATACCAATGCACCAGGTACTCAAATAAAAGGTTACCGCGAAGGATTTAGTCCTACAGATGCAAAATGGTATGATGCTAACGGAACACAAATTAATGACCCAAAAGCAATTGAAGATAATAGCTCAATGCATCCAGTTTTAGTTAACCCGGGTGAAGAATTAAGCGTAAATGCTTTTAAAGATTATGAGCCTCAAATTAATGTTATGCCACGTATTGCATTCTCTTTTCCTGTATCTGACGTAGCATTGTTTTTCGCACATTATGATGTGCTAACAAAAAGACCAAGTAGTAATGTTCGCATGAACCCACTTCAATATTATTATATTCAGAAACAAACAGATGCTATCAATAACCCTGATTTAAAAACAGAAAAAACTATTGACTACGAACTTGGTTTCCAACAAAAATTAAATAATACCTCATCTATTAAATTCTCTACTTTCTATCGCGAAATGAGAGATATGGTTCAGGTACAATATATTTATGGTGCATATCCATTTAAATATATGACTTATACAAATATTGACTTTGGAACAGTAAAAGGATTAACATTAGCTTATGACTTAAGAAGAACCGGAAATATTACATTCAGATTAAGTTATACCTTACAATTTGCAAACGGAACCGGTTCTAATGCTGAAACTAGTAAAGCACTTATTCAAACCGGTCAGCCAAATTTAAGAGCTACCATTCCTCTTGATTTTGACCAACGTCATGCTATTACCGGTAACTTAGATTATCGTTATGCAAGTGGAAGAGCATATACCGGACCAAAAGTTGCTGGAAAAGACATCTTACAAAATACAGGAGCAAACTTTACATTTAACTATGGTACAGGTTCCCCATACAATAAAAAAGATCTTAATAATGGCAATTTAATTGGATCTATTAATGGTTCACGTAAACCTTCCCGTTTTACAATCAATATGAGAATTGACAGGGACTTTGAATTAAATTATGGTAAAGGTGAAGGCGATAATAAAAAAACAGCAGGTCTAAATGTTTATGTAGAAATAAATAATTTACTTAATACAAAAGAAATTATTAATGTTTATGAAACAACAGGTAATGCTGACGATGATGGTTATTTAAACAATGCTTTAAATCAATCTTCAATTAATGCTCAAAATGATCCTCAAGCATATAGAGATTATCGTACAATGTATATTAATAGTCCTTATAATTACTCATTTGCTAGAACAATTCATTTGGGTATTCAACTAAGTTTCTAA
- a CDS encoding 1-acyl-sn-glycerol-3-phosphate acyltransferase encodes MFIPEFEDIRPYNDNEINAALNRLTNYPQFKSVLQFLYPESEHPKIISLLNSIDTAADLQSKFMRNLVFGVVEKTSTSFTTSGLENLSPDMPYLFIANHRDIILDSAMLQAVLNFNNFPTTEITFGSNLMSFPLIVDFGKANRMFKVNRGGNPREFLTNSKILSAYIRHTITEKKASVWIAQRNGRTKNGDDKTEIALLKMLNMSGTKSIKENFSELNIVPVTVSYEIEPCCLEKVNELYISSYQKYEKKPGEDISSILKGLTQNKGRIHLAFGKVINDNIPDSLPSAETAKELSSVIDNIIYKNFKFWPANYIAYDMTLKTNKYSEKYSEKEKSDFTNYKVNTVSKISGDKTEIEKIFLNLYANPIINLEKISQV; translated from the coding sequence ATGTTCATTCCTGAATTCGAAGATATTAGACCATATAACGATAATGAGATTAATGCTGCATTAAACAGGCTAACAAATTATCCTCAGTTTAAATCTGTACTTCAGTTTTTATACCCTGAAAGTGAGCACCCTAAAATTATCTCACTTTTAAACAGTATTGATACAGCTGCAGATTTGCAATCCAAATTTATGCGTAATCTTGTATTTGGTGTTGTTGAAAAAACATCAACATCTTTCACTACAAGTGGCTTAGAAAATTTATCTCCAGATATGCCATATTTATTTATTGCAAATCACAGGGATATTATTTTAGATTCTGCAATGTTACAGGCAGTTTTAAATTTCAACAATTTTCCAACTACAGAAATAACATTTGGCAGTAATTTAATGAGCTTTCCCCTTATTGTAGATTTTGGCAAAGCAAACCGAATGTTTAAAGTTAACAGAGGTGGAAACCCCAGAGAATTTTTAACAAATTCTAAAATTCTATCTGCATATATCAGACATACAATTACTGAGAAAAAAGCATCTGTTTGGATAGCTCAAAGAAATGGACGAACAAAAAACGGTGACGACAAAACTGAAATAGCATTATTGAAAATGCTGAATATGAGTGGAACAAAATCAATAAAAGAAAATTTTAGCGAATTAAATATTGTTCCGGTTACTGTTTCATATGAAATTGAACCATGTTGCCTAGAAAAGGTAAATGAACTTTATATTTCTTCATATCAGAAATATGAGAAAAAACCAGGCGAAGATATATCCAGCATTTTAAAAGGTCTTACACAAAATAAAGGTAGAATTCATCTTGCTTTTGGTAAAGTAATAAATGATAATATTCCGGATTCACTCCCTTCAGCAGAAACAGCAAAAGAACTAAGCTCAGTTATTGATAATATAATTTATAAAAATTTTAAGTTCTGGCCAGCAAATTATATTGCTTACGACATGACTTTAAAAACAAATAAATATTCTGAGAAGTATTCCGAAAAAGAAAAATCAGATTTTACAAACTATAAGGTTAACACTGTTTCAAAAATTAGTGGAGATAAAACTGAAATCGAAAAAATATTTCTGAATCTTTACGCTAACCCGATTATTAATCTCGAAAAAATCTCTCAGGTTTAA